A genomic region of Phragmites australis chromosome 2, lpPhrAust1.1, whole genome shotgun sequence contains the following coding sequences:
- the LOC133897450 gene encoding ABC transporter C family member 3-like, translated as MPASTAAPPYAAAMAATPAGNGPLVFFLQPLFLHGVAAVAHVLLALAVAGHVLFRRSGAGRAKDGEVRGGGAYRGGEGGFRCYGVAVFITWALAAFEVLHAAYSCYLDVGGAGWSRDAVSDLVDAASRAVGWLLLAAYLQFEFGRRRQERFPAPLRLWWALYLLLSVLVVTVHVATRLDGRPVPAHSWALDAVSVVAAVVLLFAGLFGKREGGGSASEEPLLNGAHERAEEDGRSATEASMFTGAGFLSALSFSWMGPLLAVGHKKTLCLDDVPGLDPGDSVAGLLPTFKANLEAVAADVSGSGRKVVTAFKLTKALVRTVWWHVSVTAFYALVYNVATYVGPYLIDSLVQYLNGDERYASKGQLLVLAFIVAKVFECLAQRHWFFRLQQAGIRARSALVAVVYQKGLALSSQSRQSRTSGEMINIISVDADRVGLFSWYMHDLWLVPLQVGMALFILYSTLGLASLAALGATVVVMLANVPPGQMQEKFQQKLMDCKDIRMKATSEILRNMRILKLQGWEMKFMSKIIELRKTETNWLKKYLYTSTMVTFVFWGAPTFVAVATFGACMLMGIPLESGKVLSALATFRVLQEPIYNLPDTISMMIQTKVSLDRIASFLCLDELPTDAVQRLTSGSSDVAIDVSNGLFSWEASPEVPTLKDLNFQARQGMLVAVCGTVGSGKSSLLSCILGEIPKLAGEVRTCGTMAYISQSAWIQSGKIQDNILFGKEMDNEKYERVLESCSLKKDLEILPFGDQTVIGERGINLSGGQKQRIQIARALYQEADIYLFDDPFSAVDAHTGSHLFKECLLGALASKTVVYVTHQIEFLPAADLILVMKDGRITQAGKYNEILGSGEEFMELVGAHKEALTALDAIDAANAGDVASPSSGTAKLSRSLSSAEKKDKQDDGNAQSGQLVQEEEREKGKVGFWVYWKYLTLAYKGALVPFVLLAQVLFQVLQIASNYWMAWAAPVSKDVEPPVSMSTLLYVYVALALGSSLCVLVRALFLVTASYKTATLLFNKMHISIFRAPMSFFDSTPSGRILNRASTDQSEVDTSIAYQMGSVAFAIIQLVGIIAVMSHVSWQVFVVFIPVVAACFWYQRYYIDTARELQRLVGVCKAPIIQHFAESITGSTTIRSFGKENQFVSANSHLMDAYSRPKFYNAGAMEWLCFRLDVLSSLTFSFSLIFLINLPPGLIDPGIAGLAVTYGLNLNMLQAWVVWSMCNLENKIISVERILQYISIPAEPPLSMSEDKLAHNWPSEGKIQLDNLHVKYVPQLPFVLKGLTVTFPGGLKTGIVGRTGSGKSTLIQALFRIVDPTIGQILIDGVDICTIGLHDLRSRLSIIPQEPTMFEGTVRSNLDPLGEYNDNQIWEALDYCQLGDEIRKKELKLDSPVIENGENWSVGQRQLVCLGRVILKRSKILVLDEATASVDTATDNLIQKTLRQQFSEATVITIAHRITSVLNSDMVLLLDNGVAVERDTPAKLLDDKSSLFSKLVAEYTMRSTHT; from the exons ATGCCCGCGTCCACGGCCGCGCCGCCCTacgcggcggcgatggcggcgacgCCGGCGGGCAACGGACCCCTCGTCTTCTTCCTGCAGCCGCTCTTCCTCCACGGCGTGGCCGCCGTGGCCCACGTCCTCCTCGCGCTCGCCGTCGCGGGGCACGTGCTCTTTCGCCGCTCCGGCGCCGGCCGCGCCAAGGATGGGGAGGTGCGGGGAGGAGGCGCCTATCGGGGCGGCGAAGGCGGATTCCGGTGCTATGGGGTCGCGGTCTTCATCACGTGGGCTCTGGCGGCGTTCGAGGTCCTGCACGCCGCGTACTCGTGCTACCTGGACGTTGGCGGCGCCGGGTGGTCGCGCGACGCGGTCTCGGACCTGGTGGACGCGGCCTCGCGCGCGGTGGGGTGGCTGCTGCTCGCGGCGTACCTGCAGTTTGAGTTCGGACGGCGGCGCCAGGAGCGGTTCCCCGCGCCGCTCAGGCTCTGGTGGGCTTTGTACCTGCTTCTCTCCGTGCTCGTCGTCACCGTCCACGTGGCGACGAGACTCGACGGGCGCCCCGTGCCCGCGCACTCGTGGGCGCTCGACGCCGTCTCGGTTGTTGCGGCCGTGGTTCTGCTCTTCGCTGGGTTATTTGGCAAGAGGGAGGGAGGTGGCTCTGCTTCCGAGGAGCCTCTGCTGAACGGCGCGCATGAGAGGGCCGAAGAGGACGGCCGCAGCGCCACCGAGGCGTCCATGTTCACCGGCGCCGGCTTCCTCAGCGCGCTCAGCTTCTCGTGGATGGGGCCTCTGCTCGCCGTCGGCCACAAGAAGACCCTCTGCCTGGACGACGTCCCGGGCCTGGACCCCGGTGACAGCGTCGCCGGCCTGCTCCCGACGTTCAAGGCCAACCTCGAGGCGGTCGCCGCTGACGTCTCCGGCTCCGGTCGGAAGGTCGTCACCGCGTTCAAGCTCACAAAGGCCCTGGTGCGGACCGTGTGGTGGCACGTCTCGGTGACCGCGTTCTACGCGCTGGTCTACAACGTCGCCACCTACGTCGGCCCGTACCTCATAGACTCCCTGGTGCAGTACCTCAACGGCGACGAGAGGTACGCGAGCAAGGGGCAGCTCCTTGTCCTCGCCTTCATCGTCGCCAAAGTGTTCGAGTGCCTGGCGCAGCGGCACTGGTTCTTCCGGCTGCAGCAGGCTGGCATACGCGCTCGGTCCGCGCTCGTCGCTGTCGTGTACCAGAAGGGGCTTGCGCTCTCAAGCCAGTCGAGGCAGAGCCGCACGAGCGGCGAGATGATCAACATCATCAGCGTCGATGCCGACCGTGTCGGCCTCTTCTCATGGTACATGCACGACCTCTGGCTGGTACCACTGCAAGTAGGCATGGCGTTGTTTATCCTATACTCCACCCTCGGGCTCGCCTCACTCGCCGCGCTAGGCGCCACAGTGGTTGTCATGCTTGCTAATGTGCCTCCGGGGCAAATGCAAGAGAAGTTCCAGCAGAAGCTGATGGACTGCAAGGATATCAGGATGAAGGCAACGTCCGAGATCCTGCGCAACATGCGGATTCTGAAGCTGCAGGGGTGGGAGATGAAGTTCATGTCCAAGATCATCGAGCTGAGGAAGACGGAGACCAATTGGCTGAAGAAATACCTCTACACATCGACCATGGTCACTTTCGTGTTCTGGGGCGCCCCGACCTTTGTTGCAGTAGCGACCTTCGGGGCTTGCATGCTCATGGGGATCCCATTGGAGTCTGGGAAGGTGCTATCTGCATTGGCCACGTTCCGTGTGCTGCAGGAACCAATATACAATCTTCCCGACACGATCTCGATGATGATTCAGACCAAGGTGTCTCTTGACAGGATAGCATCCTTCCTATGCCTCGACGAGTTGCCAACTGATGCTGTGCAGAGGCTAACAAGTGGTAGCTCAGATGTTGCAATTGATGTTAGCAATGGGCTCTTCTCTTGGGAGGCCTCACCTGAAGTACCAACGCTGAAGGACCTGAACTTCCAAGCTCGGCAAGGTATGCTTGTTGCAGTTTGTGGAACGGTCGGCTCCGGCAAATCAAGCTTGCTATCTTGCATTCTCGGTGAGATACCAAAGTTAGCAGGAGAGGTTAGGACTTGTGGGACAATGGCATATATCAGCCAGTCAGCATGGATACAGAGCGGCAAAATTCAGGACAACATACTGTTTGGCAAGGAGATGGACAACGAGAAGTATGAAAGGGTTCTTGAGTCATGCTCGCTGAAGAAAGACTTAGAGATCTTGCCATTTGGTGACCAGACAGTCATTGGAGAGAGAGGAATCAACCTTAGTGGAGGGCAAAAGCAAAGAATTCAGATAGCCCGTGCTTTATATCAGGAAGCTGACATCTATTTGTTCGATGATCCATTCAGTGCAGTTGATGCTCATACAGGATCCCACCTTTTCAAG GAATGCTTGCTTGGGGCTTTGGCTTCAAAAACAGTGGTTTATGTAACTCATCAGATCGAATTCCTACCTGCAGCTGATCTCATTCTG GTCATGAAAGATGGCAGAATAACACAGGCAGGCAAATACAACGAAATACTTGGTTCAGGGGAAGAATTCATGGAGCTGGTTGGTGCTCACAAGGAAGCTCTTACAGCATTGGATGCTATCGATGCTGCAAATGCTGGCGATGTGGCCTCGCCTTCCAGTGGCACAGCGAAGCTGTCCAGGTCACTCTCATCAGCTGAGAAAAAGGATAAACAGGACGATGGAAATGCTCAGAGTGGGCAGCTGGtgcaggaagaagaaagggagaaaggCAAGGTGGGGTTTTGGGTCTACTGGAAGTACCTCACCTTAGCTTATAAGGGAGCTCTTGTACCGTTCGTGTTGCTTGCGCAGGTACTTTTCCAAGTACTTCAAATTGCGAGCAATTACTGGATGGCTTGGGCTGCTCCCGTTTCGAAGGACGTTGAGCCTCCAGTGAGCATGTCAACACTGCTATATGTTTATGTCGCTTTGGCTCTTGGAAGCTCGTTGTGCGTCCTCGTAAGAGCACTGTTTCTTGTAACAGCTTCATACAAGACAGCAACTCTTTTATTCAACAAGATGCACATATCCATATTCAGAGCTCCTATGTCTTTCTTCGATTCCACTCCGAGTGGGCGCATCTTGAATAGA GCTTCAACTGATCAAAGCGAAGTGGACACCAGCATTGCTTACCAGATGGGCTCTGTTGCATTTGCCATCATACAACTTGTTGGAATTATTGCTGTGATGTCTCATGTTTCATGGCAGGTCTTTGTCGTTTTCATTCCTGTAGTTGCTGCATGTTTCTGGTATCAG AGATACTACATTGATACAGCCAGGGAGCTGCAAAGGCTAGTAGGTGTTTGCAAAGCTCCTATCATACAGCATTTTGCAGAATCAATAACAGGGTCCACTACCATCAGAAGTTTCGGCAAGGAAAATCAGTTTGTATCAGCTAATAGCCATCTAATGGATGCCTACTCTCGACCGAAATTCTACAATGCTGGAGCGATGGAGTGGCTTTGCTTCCGTCTGGATGTGCTGTCATCTCTTacattttccttctctttgATATTTTTAATCAATCTGCCGCCCGGTCTCATCGATCCAG GGATTGCTGGCCTTGCTGTCACATATGGGCTTAACCTGAACATGCTGCAAGCATGGGTTGTCTGGAGCATGTGCAATTTAGAGAACAAGATTATATCAGTAGAAAGAATTTTGCAATATATAAGCATTCCTGCAGAGCCCCCTCTTTCCATGTCAGAAGATAAGTTGGCTCATAACTGGCCATCTGAAGGAAAAATTCAGCTCGACAACCTCCAT GTGAAATACGTCCCACAACTGCCATTTGTTCTGAAGGGACTTACAGTCACCTTTCCTGGAGGACTGAAGACCGGTATTGTTGGAAGAACAGGAAGTGGTAAATCAACCCTCATACAGGCTCTTTTCCGTATTGTGGACCCAACTATCGGTCAGATACTAATAGATGGCGTCGACATTTGCACCATTGGGCTGCATGATCTGAGATCTAGACTGAGCATCATTCCGCAAGAACCAACAATGTTCGAGGGAACTGTAAGGAGTAACCTTGATCCTCTTGGGGAGTACAACGACAACCAAATCTGGGAG GCCTTGGACTACTGTCAGCTAGGGGATGAAATTAGGAAGAAGGAGCTGAAGCTTGACTCACCAG TGATAGAGAACGGTGAGAACTGGAGCGTCGGTCAGCGTCAGCTTGTCTGTCTTGGTAGGGTAATTCTGAAACGGAGTAAAATCCTAGTCCTGGACGAAGCTACTGCTTCAGTGGACACTGCGACAGACAACTTGATCCAGAAGACACTTCGGCAGCAATTCTCAGAGGCGACGGTCATCACGATCGCACACAGGATCACGTCGGTCCTCAACAGCGACATGGTCTTGCTCCTTGACAACG GTGTGGCCGTGGAGCGCGACACGCCGGCGAAATTGCTGGATGACAAGTCGTCTCTGTTCTCAAAGCTCGTAGCGGAATACACGATGAGGTCGACGCACACGTAG
- the LOC133897461 gene encoding transcription factor HY5-like yields MAAQEQEQAKTSTTSSLPTSSERSSSSAPNNLREGGAESDEEIRRVPEIVSGASASSGAGPDERNKEDGKPGQQQAAGAQGQPPAAGGKKRGRTAGDREQNRLKRLLRNRVSAQQARERKKAYVTELEAKAKDLELRNAELEQRVSTLQNENNTLRQILKNTTAHASKRGSGCGGKKHHFTKS; encoded by the exons ATGGCGgcgcaggagcaggagcaggccAAGACGAGCACCACGAGCTCGCTCCCCACCAGCAGCGAGCGCTCCTCCAGCTCCGCCCCCAACAACCTCAGGGAAGGAG GGGCGGAGAGCGACGAGGAGATACGGCGGGTGCCGGAGATAGTAAGCGGCGCGTCCGCGTCGTCTGGGGCGGGCCCGGACGAGCGCAACAAGGAGGATGGCAAGCCGGGGCAGCAGCAGGCGGCTGGCGCGCAAGGGCAGCCACCGGCGGCGGGGGGAAAGAAGCGCGGGCGCACCGCGGGGGACAGGGAGCAGAACCGGCTGAAGCGTCTGCTGCGAAACCGCGTGTCGGCGCAGCAGGCGCGGGAGCGGAAGAAGGCGTACGTGACGGAGCTGGAGGCGAAGGCCAAGGACCTCGAGCTCCGCAATGCCGAGCTCGAGCAGAGGGTCTCCACGCTCCAGAACGAGAACAACACGCTCCGTCAG ATACTCAAGAACACGACGGCGCACGCGAGCAAGCGTGGCAGCGGTTGCGGCGGCAAGAAGCACCACTTCACCAAGAGCTGA
- the LOC133897472 gene encoding MAPK kinase substrate protein At1g80180-like isoform X1 translates to MAGLQRSSQTFRRSGSSGLVWDERLMSGDSNQRDQRTSGEPEDAIEFKELRHSRSVGSIGLQRRRNDGAEHSRCNNNNQGFHTRCVPPALDPPSPKVPGCFFCGIFRKAGASEPSKPRRNQSRPTEYCWLLNMCKKKRKTSIFARYPATSYPLLEEIYFMILIDFLGHLICFLVQSMNLHMLDWWPSSLC, encoded by the exons ATGGCAGGACTGCAGAGATCTTCTCAAACATTCAGGAGGTCTGGTTCATCAGGCTTGGTCTGGGATGAGAGGCTCATGTCAGGGGATAGCAACCAGAGGGACCAAAGAACCTCAGGTGAACCAGAGGATGCCATTGAGTTCAAGGAGCTAAGGCACTCCCGGAGTGTTGGGTCCATTGGACTGCAGCGCAGGCGCAATGATGGCGCGGAGCACAGCCggtgcaacaacaacaaccagggCTTCCATACTCGATGTGTACCCCCAGCTCTAGACCCACCTTCACCCAAGGTTCCTGGTTGCTTCTTCTGTGGAATTTTCAGGAAGGCAGGAGCTTCAGAACCATCTAAGCCCAGAAG GAACCAATCACGACCAACAGAGTATTGTTGGTTACTCAATATGtgtaaaaagaagagaaaaacgTCTATCTTTGCAAGATATCCTGCAACATCATATCCTCTTTTAGAAGAAATTTATTTCATGATTTTGATCGATTTTTTAGGACACCTTATATGTTTTCTAGTTCAGTCAATGAATTTGCACATGTTGGACTGGTGGCCTAGTTCTCTTTGTTAG
- the LOC133897472 gene encoding uncharacterized protein At1g15400-like isoform X2 → MAGLQRSSQTFRRSGSSGLVWDERLMSGDSNQRDQRTSGEPEDAIEFKELRHSRSVGSIGLQRRRNDGAEHSRCNNNNQGFHTRCVPPALDPPSPKVPGCFFCGIFRKAGASEPSKPRRY, encoded by the coding sequence ATGGCAGGACTGCAGAGATCTTCTCAAACATTCAGGAGGTCTGGTTCATCAGGCTTGGTCTGGGATGAGAGGCTCATGTCAGGGGATAGCAACCAGAGGGACCAAAGAACCTCAGGTGAACCAGAGGATGCCATTGAGTTCAAGGAGCTAAGGCACTCCCGGAGTGTTGGGTCCATTGGACTGCAGCGCAGGCGCAATGATGGCGCGGAGCACAGCCggtgcaacaacaacaaccagggCTTCCATACTCGATGTGTACCCCCAGCTCTAGACCCACCTTCACCCAAGGTTCCTGGTTGCTTCTTCTGTGGAATTTTCAGGAAGGCAGGAGCTTCAGAACCATCTAAGCCCAGAAGGTATTAG
- the LOC133897485 gene encoding NADH-cytochrome b5 reductase-like protein → MAALLLRRLAGTHRGRVPLAAAACGGAALFCASSSPTVAHLEEKGEETADKVALNPDKWLEFKLQEKAAVSHNSQLFRFSFDPSTKLGLDVASCLITRAPIGEEVEGRRKFVIRPYTPISDPDSKGYFDLLIKVYPDGKMSQYFANLKPGDVVEVKGPIEKLRYSPNMKRQIGMIAGGTGITPMLQVVRAILKNPDDNTQVSLIYANVSPDDILLKRELDRLASSYPNFKVFYTVDKPSGDWRGGVGFVSKDMILKGLPGPGEDSLILVCGPPGMMNHISGDKAKDRSQGELTGLLKDLGYTAEMVYKF, encoded by the exons ATGGCGGCGCTGCTGCTGCGTAGGCTCGCCGGAACCCACCGCGGCCGCGTGccgctggccgccgccgcctgcggtGGAGCCGCGCTCTTCTGCGCCTCGTCGTCCCCCACCGTT GCGCACCTGGAGGAGAAGGGCGAGGAAACCGCCGATAAAGTTG CACTTAACCCTGACAAGTGGTTAGAGTTCAAGCTCCAAGAGAAGGCCGCGGTTAGCCACAATTCACAGTTGTTCAG ATTTTCATTTGACCCATCAACTAAGCTGGGACTTGATGTTGCTTCGTGTCTTATCACAAG GGCTCCTATTGGTGAGGAAGTGGAGGGAAGAAGAAAATTTGTTATTCGCCC GTACACACCTATTTCCGATCCAGATTCCAAAGGATATTTTGACCTATTAATCAAG GTTTATCCTGACGGGAAAATGAGTCAGTATTTTGCAAATTTGAAGCCAGGAGATGTTGTTGAAGTCAAAGG GCCCATTGAAAAGCTCAGATATAGTCCGAATATGAAAAGACAAATTGGCATG ATTGCTGGTGGTACTGGTATAACACCAATGCTGCAGGTTGTCAGGGCTATCCTCAAAAACCCTGATGACAATACTCAG GTTTCCTTAATTTATGCCAACGTGTCACCAGATGATATCTTGCTTAAAAGGGAATTAGATAGACTTGCCAGTAGCTATCCAAATTTCAAG GTATTTTATACAGTTGATAAACCATCAGGTGACTGGAGGGGTGGTGTTGGCTTTGTATCAAAAGACATGATTTTGAAGGGTTTGCCAGGCCCAGGGGAGGATTCCCTGATTCTT GTTTGTGGCCCTCCAGGAATGATGAATCATATATCTGGGGACAAGGCAAAGGATAGATCACAGGGCGAG CTCACTGGCCTTCTGAAAGATTTAGGGTACACGGCGGAGATGGTATACAAATTCTGA
- the LOC133897490 gene encoding probable prolyl 4-hydroxylase 6, with product MGSGIGALLVLVAACLTLAPPCVLASSRKFDLSIARPNLVNFTGGPFSLSPRFAFDSSKSKRLSWHPRVFLYEGFLSDMECDYLISMARDKMDSSLVNEGARDNLQNNTNANIKAYLVDSKDTIVSKIEDRISTWSFLPKEYGGSMQILKYRVNKSGYNKDEPQSSSRGDRLVTILMYLSDVKRGGETVFPRSELKGAQVDQGTPSECSGYAVHPVKGNAILLFDLKPDGVIDQDGQYEVCSVLEGEEWLAIKHIHLRKIDTPKSSLAYEDECTDEDDRCFSWATGGECDRNSVFMIGSPDYYGTCRKSCRAC from the exons ATGGGATCTGGTATTGGAGCCTTGCTGGTGCTTGTAGCAGCATGTCTCACGCTTGCGCCGCCCTGCGTTCTGGCTTCTTCTCGCAA GTTTGATTTGAGCATCGCACGACCAAACTTGGTAAACTTCACAGGTGGTCCATTTTCTTTAAGCCCCCGATTTGCTTTTGACTCTTCAAAATCGAAGCGACTCTCATGGCATCCTAG GGTCTTCTTGTATGAAGGTTTCCTTTCTGACATGGAATGCGACTACTTAATATCTATG GCACGTGATAAGATGGATTCTTCTTTAGTTAATGAAGGTGCTAGAGATAATTTGCAGAACAACActaatgcaaacatcaaagcATACCTGGTTGATAGCAAA GACACAATTGTTTCAAAGATCGAGGATAGGATATCAACATGGAGCTTTCTTCCAAAAG AATATGGAGGGAGTATGCAGATTTTGAAGTATAGGGTGAACAAAAGTGGCTATAACAAGGATGAACCTCAATCAAGCAGTAGGGGTGATAGACTAGTGACAATTTTGATGTATCTTTCTGATGTCAAGCGAGGTGGTGAAACTGTCTTCCCCAGATCTGAG CTGAAGGGCGCTCAAGTTGACCAGGGGACACCATCTGAATGTTCCGGTTATGCAGTGCATCCTGTTAAGGGCAATGCAATTTTGTTGTTCGATTTAAAGCCTGATGGAGTAATAGACCAGGACGGCCAATATGAAGTGTGTTCTGTCCTTGAAGGTGAGGAATGGCTGGCCATAAAACATATCCATTTGAGAAAGATTGATACTCCAAAATCTTCACTGGCGTATGAGGATGAGTGCACAGATGAAGATGATAGATGTTTCAGTTGGGCTACTGGTGGGGAATGTGACAGGAATTCAGTCTTCATGATTGGCAGTCCGGACTACTATGGCACTTGTCGGAAGAGCTGTCGTGCGTGCTGA
- the LOC133910282 gene encoding zinc finger CCCH domain-containing protein 1-like: MEREGNAAAAGAGRWEASPDGVIVLPAGSAAVRHNRDHRHQREREQQHPGYGSAAWAGVLGALPGPLEKVLYKTKLCENFELGGCVYEEGCTFAHGHAELRPPLPLPPGANGRRLAAENENGRGLAGFHGGGKVCFEFRDKGTCHWGDRCTYAHASAAEMRYLVGPRMVEQARRNVTPPARAFSPRSAVGTSHGGSSYAMGSTARAFSPVPAAAGQDDAKVTRLELLSRRKLSGIYGDWPEED; this comes from the exons ATGGAGAGGGAGggcaacgccgccgccgccggtgctgGACGCTGGGAGGCGTCGCCGGACGGGGTGATCGTGCTGCCCGCGGGGTCGGCGGCGGTGCGGCACAACCGCGACCATCGTCACCAGCGGGAGCGGGAGCAGCAGCATCCGGGGTACGGATCGGCGGCGTGGGCGGGGGTGCTGGGGGCGTTGCCGGGGCCGCTGGAGAAGGTGCTCTACAAGACGAAGCTGTGCGAGAATTTCGAGTTGGGCGGGTGCGTGTACGAGGAGGGGTGCACGTTCGCGCACGGCCACGCGGAGCTGCGCCCGCCTCTGCCACTGCCGCCCGGGGCCAACGGGCGGAGGCTGGCTGCCGAGAACGAGAACGGGAGGGGCCTCGCTGGGTTCCACGGCGGGGGCAAGGTGTGCTTCGAGTTCAGGGACAAGGGGACCTGCCACTGGGGGGACAGGTGCACCTACGCCCACGCTTCCGCAGCAGAG ATGCGCTACCTTGTGGGGCCAAGGATGGTGGAGCAGGCGCGGAGGAACGTGACGCCGCCTGCGAGGGCGTTCTCGCCGCGGTCGGCGGTCGGGACTTCGCATGGCGGCAGCAGCTATGCGATGGGTAGTACCGCTAGGGCGTTCTCACCTGTTCCTGCCGCGGCCGGGCAGGACGATGCCAAGGTCACCCGACTGGAGCTCCTGAGCCGCAGGAAGTTGAGCGGCATCTACGGCGACTGGCCGGAGGAGGACTGA